The stretch of DNA ATGGGATACGGATGCGGGCCGGCCACTGTGCCAATGATGTAATAGGTATTATCCACATTGGTGGCCCAGTCACGCAGCGCCTCATTCAGTGCATCTTTCAGGGTACGCGAACCGGAAGTCACCGGAATGACGTTGGCACCCAACAGCTTCATGCGATAGACATTGGCTGACTGGCGCTTGACGTCATCAGCGCCCATGTAAACATGACACTCCAGACCGAGTCGCGCCGCTACCGTGGCGCTGGCGACACCATGCTGACCTGCACCGGTTTCGGCAATAATACGCGGCTTGCCCATGTATTTGGCCAATAGCGCCTGACCGATGGTATTGTTGATTTTGTGTGCCCCGGTGTGGTTCAGGTCTTCGCGTTTCAGGATGATACGCGCGCCACCGGCGTGTTTTGTCAGTCGCTCGGCAAAATACAGAGGCGAGGGACGGCCCACGTAATGTTTCATGTCATTGTCGTAGTCGCGCCAGAAGTCAGGATCTTTGGACAGCTTGCGATACACCTGGTCGAGCTCCTCGACCGCTGCCATCAGCGTTTCACCCACAAATATGCCACCGAAACGCCCAAAATGGCCGCTCAGGTCGGGTCCGCTGAAAAGATCCTGCTCTGTTGCCGATTTGGCAACGTTAACTGACTCAGATACAGACACGATTAACCTCTTTGAAAAATTCCTGCAATTTTTCCGGATCTTTCAGACCCGGCTCACTTTCTACCCCGCTGCTCAGATCGAGCGCCCAGGGTCGAACCTGCGTGATGGCCTGAGCGACATTGGCAGCCTTCAGGCCGCCGGCCAGTACCACCGGCACGTTGCACTGTTCTACACAGCGTCGTGCCACAGTCCAGTCAAACTGTTTGCCAGTGCCGCCGGCCTGCCGGGCGTCAAACGCATCCAGCAATATCGCACTGGCATTTGGATGTGCGGATGCTTCCTGAAGCGGATCGGCGGCCAG from Pseudohongiella spirulinae encodes:
- the trpB gene encoding tryptophan synthase subunit beta, encoding MSVSESVNVAKSATEQDLFSGPDLSGHFGRFGGIFVGETLMAAVEELDQVYRKLSKDPDFWRDYDNDMKHYVGRPSPLYFAERLTKHAGGARIILKREDLNHTGAHKINNTIGQALLAKYMGKPRIIAETGAGQHGVASATVAARLGLECHVYMGADDVKRQSANVYRMKLLGANVIPVTSGSRTLKDALNEALRDWATNVDNTYYIIGTVAGPHPYPMLVRDFQAIIGREARAQSLEEYGRLPDALVACVGGGSNAIGLFHPFLKDKEVAIYGVEAGGDGVETGRHAAPLSAGKPGVLHGNRTYIMSDDNGQIMETHSVSAGLDYPGVGPEHAWLKDIGRANYVSVTDTEALEAFRLTTRLEGIIPALESAHAVAYALKLAATMSPDQNIVVNLSGRGDKDIHTVAAIDGISV